The Gemmatimonadaceae bacterium genome contains the following window.
GTGACGTCCTTCGGATGAACCAGCGAGTGCCGCGGAACCAGCAGGACGTCGTCGAACGTCAGCGCGGCATCGTCGCGAATGCGGTCAGATGGGTGTCCCATCTTTCAAGTTAGTCGCATCCGGCGGGGATTTTCCAGCCGCGGGCTGAGAGGATGCGCCGGGCTTCGGCGCGCTGCTGCCCGGAGCGGCGTCGACCGAACCACTCGGCCGGCCCTTCGCGGTCCCCACCATGTCGTTCGCGACCGATGCGCCGGCCGCCGCCACACCACTGAGCACGCCCATCGCCTTGCTCATGAAGCCCATCGCCTCGGCGACCGTGGACGCGGACACGTTCCCGGCGCGCAGCGTGTCTTCGACACCCTCGGCAAAGCGCTGGAAGACGTTCGGTCCGGGGGCCTGGCGCTTGGCGTACTTGGACTCGAGGAACTCGATGTAGTCGAGCACCTGGTAGAGCCGATCCTCGGGCAGCGTCTCGAGGCGGCGCAGAATGCGGTCCTTCAGGATGTCATGCATGACAGTGAACCTTCGTCGTGGGTCTGCCGAATACTACGGCGGTCCCCAGCGGGCGGTGACACCGCGGGTGTCCACGTGCACGAAGGGGCTGCGGCCGTTGGAGCCTGCGTACAGGCCGATGCCACCCGTGAGTTCGGGGAACCAGCGCTCGACCTGCCGCACCACGCCGGCGAGCACTTGGGCGTCAGCCAGGGTCACGCGGCCATCGCCGTTGAGGTCGTCCATCCGGCCATCGCCGTTCCCGTCCACGAAGATGTCGGCGGCGTCGCCGTACTGGTGTCTCGAGTCTGGCGTCTGGGCCGAACGCACGCCGCGCGCGTTCGTCTGGGGGGTGCGGAAGCCGGAATTGAGGACCAGCCGCGCCCGCGAGTGGCCAGCAGCCCGCAGGGCATCGGTAATCAGCTCCAGCTTGTCCACCAGGCGGAGGTCGAGCACTAGGGCCTTGGGCCACACCTCCTCTTGGCTGTGATCAAGGAAGTCCCGGAGCCGGAACTGGCGCGACAGCCGCAGTTCCGCGTTCTCCTCCGTGACCTCAATGAAGCCGTCCGGCAGGCGATAGGCGTCCTCGCGAGGCTCGCGCCCCTCGTACGGCCAGCGCCCGACCCGGTAGACCCCGACCCGCCCTTCCTGCTTCTCGGCGAATGGCCGCAGGGTGATGAAGGCGAAGGGGACACCGGAGAGTGAGTCCCGCACGCGCCAGACGGCGGGTCGGCGGATCGATTCCGGGCCAAAGAGCCGCGCGACGGGCCGAGCGGCCTCGTCGGCGGTGGGCGGCACGATGCGCGCAAACAACCGCCCGCTGCGCCCCCAGAGCGAGTCCGGGATGGCGAGGCTTGGCAGGTCGGGGTCGAGCCGTGGATCGGGTGGGGTGCTGCGTCCGCCGAGGGTCACTGCGGCAGCCGCGAGTAGGAAGGCGGCGCGCACGGACCAGGCGAGACTTGGTAGCAGAGGTCGCACACAGTCGGGTTGGGGTCCCACCGGTCCCAGGAGGAACGGCCGGCGGTTCTTCAACAATCCGACGTCAAGCTAGGTTGCTTGGATTCACAGCGGGAGTGGCCTGACGCGAACCGTTCGGTCAGCTCCAATGCTTGTCCGATAGGCCAGATTCTTATTTCCCGTCCGCCGGAATTCGCTGCCTAAAAGGTCAGTCTCTGCTTATCGAAAGTAGATCGAGTACCGGAGTCCCTGTCGGTCTTGATCTTCCGTTCCTTACCCGAGCGGTCAGCGAGACAGTGGACATCGGCGGGATGGCCTTTGCCTGTTCGATCAGCGATGGCGGAATCGCGAAGTAGAGGATGGCTTCTTCGCCCCGTGGTCCGACGGCCAGAAGGAAGGGTTCGCCGTCCGCGAGGTCGCGCCGGAGCGGATCCGCGTACTGCAGCCCCACGACCTGGACCTCCCAGCGGACCACCCGGCCGCGGTACTCATCCGGCTTGAGCCGCAGGTCTGCCGCCGACAGCGAACCGACGAAGCCGGAATCGGTGGGAAGCAGCATCGAGTCGAGCACCCAGGCCTCGACCTGCACCTTCACCCAGCCGCGCTCGCGGGCGAGGGGGGTCGCGACCGCCCCGGAGTTCACGGAGCCAAGTGTTTCCCCTCCCGGTCCGGCGAGCAATGGCGTTGTGGCGGTCACCCGGAGCGGCCCGGCGCCCCCCCCGGAGGACGCCGCCGGGTCTTGGCTAGCCGCAGTCGGCGCGGAGGTCGCCGGGGTCGTCCCGCGAGTCGAGGTGGCCGGAGTGGGGGTCCCCCGAGGTGGCGCGGTGCTGGCGGCCGGAGCCGTCGCGGCGTTCGCGCTCGCCTGGACACGCGCGAGCAGTGAGCTCTGCACCCAGACCTCCCGCCGGATGCGAGCCCAGTTGCCGCGGCGCTCGGCCACGTGCAGCCCTGCCCCGCCCTTGAACTCCCCGAGAATACGCCCATTCAGCGACGGCTCCTCGCGGATCCGCCAGCCGTCCGTGTCCTCGTTGATGCTCTGCGGAAAGCTCTCCCGCGGACCCGCGAAGCGAGACGTCTCCACCCAGCCCGAGATCGTGAGCTCCGTCCAGCCCCCGCGCGCCGACCCGGTCGTCCACGCCGTGCCGTTCCGCAGGGTGGCCACGACGTTCCCCGTGGGCGCCGCACGCACCTCCGCGTCCGCGGTCAGGCGCTGCTGCGCCGAGAGCCCGTCCGACATGGGGGCGGCGAGCAGGAGCGCAGAGAGGACAAATGGATTCAGCCGCATCGCTAGAAGGGGGGCGTGAGCGAGAATAGATTTCTTCCGCGTCAGTCGGGCCGCGCCGTCGCGCGTGATCCGACTTCCGAAGCTATCACCTCCTACACGGACCGGCCAAGAGATGGCATCCGGCGTGGATCGCCCTGTCGTGCTCGTCGTACTCGACGGATGGGGCCACCGCGAGAGCAGCGAAGGCAACGCGATCAAGATGGCGCGCACCCCGACCTGGGACCGCCTCTGGGCGCGCGCGCCGCGCACCCTGCTCGAGGCCAGCGGCCTGGCCGTGGGCCTGCCGGCCGGCCAGATGGGCAACTCGGAGGTCGGGCATCTCAACCTCGGCGCCGGCCGCAAGGTGATGCAGGACTTGGTACGCATCGGCGAGAGCATCGCGTCCGGCAACTTCTATCAGATCGACGCGTTCCGCCGCGCCTGCGCGTCGCTGCGCGAGGATGGCGGCACACTGCACCTGATCGGCCTCGTGGGCGACGGCGGCGTGCACGCGCACGACGACCACCTCGTGGCTCTCGTCGAGCTGGCCGAACGGGAGCGCGTGCCCAAGGTCGCCCTGCACCTCTTCCTCGACGGCCGCGACACACTGCCCCGCTCCGCCCACGGCTACGTGCGCGCACTGGCCGAGCGCATTGGCGACCGCGCGCGCATCGCCAGTATCGGTGGGCGCTATTTCGGGATGGACCGCGACAAGCGCTGGCAGCGCACGCAGAAGGCCTACGACGCGGCCGTCCGCGGAAGCGGCCCGAGCACGACCGACGCGCTCGGCTTCATCACCGGCAACTACGACCGCGACGTCACCGACGAGTTTATGGAACCGGCGGTGGTCGTCCGCAACGGCGAGCCCGTGGCGCCGATGCGCGACGGAGACGCCGTCATCGCCTGGAACTTCCGCTCGGACCGCATGCGCCAGATCGTCTCGGCGCTATCGCAGCCGGGCTTCGATGGCTTCGACGTGAAGGACCGCCCGAAGCTGCGTGTTGTGACGATGACGCAGTACGACCAGACCTTTGGCCTGCCCGTGGCCTTCGAGCCCTTCTCGATGGCCAAGATCGTCGCCGAGGTGCTGGAGGACGTCGGGATGTCCACGCTGCGCACGGCAGAGACGGAGAAGTACCCGCACGTGACGTACTTCTTCAACGGCGGCAACGAGGTGCCCTACAAGGGCGAGGAACGTCGCCTCGTGCCCAGTCAGAAGGTGGCCACCTACGACCTGATGCCGGAGATGAGTGCGCCGGGTATCAGCGACGTGCTCTGCGCCGCCATCGAGGCCAAGTCCCACCACTTCACGCTCTGCAACTACGCCAATGGCGACATGGTCGGCCACAGCGGCAACATGGCCGCGACCATCCGCGCCTGCGAAGTGGTGGACGAACAGCTCGCCCGCGTCGTGGCCTCGGCGGAGAGGGCGGGCGCGCGGCTGCTCATCACGGCCGACCACGGCAACTGCGAGATGATGATCGACCCGGAGACTGGCGGGCCGCACACAGCCCACACCACGAACCTGGTCCCTTTCCTCCTCGTCGAGGACGGCCAGCCGGTGCCCCTGCGCACCGGCGGCGCGCTCTCGGACGTCGGCCCCACCGTGCTCGGCATGCTCGGCGTCGAGCAGCCTGCGGAGATGACGGGCCAAGACCTACGACTCATTGGAGTGCCTGCGTGATCCGTCGGACCTTCGGAGCGGCCTTTTTCCTTCCGCTCCTGCTCACCACGTCCATTGCCGGCGCCCAGGTCGTTGGGCATCTCCCTGCGGAGAGCCCGTACACCGACGCCACGGGACGGCACATGGCCGCCCTGCACCTCGGCTGGTTCATCGGCGACAACGACAAGGCCGGCGTCGCGCCGAAGTCTGGCCTCGCCCTGATGGGCCGCTACGAGTACGACGTGCCCGGGCCGCTCTGGCTGTCGCTGCGCGGGGGCTTGGTGCCTGGCATTGAACGCGACATCAAGGATCCACTGTTCGCCGGGCCGCTGCGCAACGCCGGCACGCGCAGCGAGACGCTGGGCTTCTTCGACGGTGGCCTGGTGCTCAGTCTCACGGGCGACAAGGCGTGGAAGGGGCTGGCGCCACGCGCGCACGGCAACCTTGGCGCGATCACGTCGTTCACCAGCGACTTCGACATCGGCGGCTATCGCTTCGGCCCAAAGCTGATGCTCTCGTGGGGCCTGGGCGTCCGCACCGTAAACGCCGGCAAGTGGGAGTGGTCGGTGGACCTCACGCACGCCCTCTACCGCTTGAACTATCCGGCCAGCTTTCAGGACCAGGTCACGTCGGCCTCGCCGTCGATCCTTGGCACGGGCCGCACGAATCCGTGGAGCGGCAATCTCATCCTCAGCGCAAGCCTGACCCGTGTCTGGGGAAAGTGAGCCCCCGCGCGTCGCGCTGCTGACGCGCAGCGTGAGCTTCTCCGCAGCGCATCGCTATCGCCGGCCGGAGTGGGACGACGCGAAGAACCTCGAGGTGTTCGGCGCCTGCGCGCATCCCAACTGGCACGGGCACACGTACACCTGCGAGGTGACGGTCGGCGGCAAGATCGATCCCCTCACCGGATTCTGCGCCGACCTCACCCTGCTCGATGCCGCGTTGCGCAGCGAAGTGGTGGACAAGCTGGATCATCGCAATCTCGTGCTTGACGTACCCGAGTTTGCCGAGGGCAAGCTGATTCCCACGAGCGAGAATCTGGCGTGGTGGATCGCCGAGAAGCTGCACGGGGCGCTGTCGCCGCAGATTCGCATCTTCCGCGTACGGGTCTCTGAGGAGCCGGGACTCTGGGCTGAGGTGAGCTAGCCGTGGCGACCCCGCCGGACGGCCAGGTCCCGCTCGACGCGGTGGACGAGGTTCCGGTCTGGCTCGAAGTGAACGGCGAGCCCGCCGTCACGTGGATGTGTACGCCGGACCAGTTGCCCGAACTCGTCGTCGGCTGGTGCTTCGGCGAGGGCTACATCGATGCCAAGGCTGACCTGTTGTCGATGCGGCCTTGCGCGAAGGAGCCCGGCTTCTGGGTCACGGTGCCTGAGCAGCGCTATGCGACGGTCGAGGGACAGGAGCGGCGGCGCGTACTGGCTTCGGGCTGCGGGGCCGTCACGACGATTCTTGGATCGCTCTCCTCGGTGCCGCGACGCGACACGAAGCCTTCGATTCCCGACCTCGCCACGACGCGCGCGTTGTTCAAGGAGCTTTTTGCGCGCGGCGAGCGCTACAAGGACACCGGCGGCATCCACGCAGCCGCACTCACCGACGGCAGTACACTGCTCTGCCACGCCGAGGACATCGGTCGTCACAACGCGGTGGACAAGGTGATGGGTTCGCGCATCCTGGCTGGCGAGCGCCCCGATGACTTGATCCTGCTTGTGACGGGTCGCATTTCCGGCGAACTCGCGTTCAAGGCGGCGCGGGCACGCGTTGCGGTAGTGGCCACGCCGAGCGTACCGAGCACAATGGCCGTGGAGATCGCGCAGGCCGCGGGGATGGTGTTGGTCGGGCGCGCGGTGTCCGGACAGCCGCAGGTGTGGTCCGCGTGACTTGCACGGGCGTCATTCTCGCCGGCGGTGGTGCCACGCGCTTTGGTGGCGAGCCCAAGGGACTGGAACGCGTCGCCGGGCGGCGGATCATCGATCGCGTGGCGGCGGCGCTGCGTGAGGTCACGGACGAGCTGCTGCTCGTGGCGAACGCCGAGGATGCGGCATCGTGGCTGCCTGGCGTTCGCGTCGCGCGTGATGTGCGCGAGGGCGCCGGGGCGCTGGGCGGGTTGCACGCGGCACTGACGCACGCGGGAACCGAGGTCCTCCTCGTTGCCTGGGACATGCCGTTCGTGAGCGCATCCCTGCTTGGCGAGCTCCGCCGCGTCGGTGAAGGCGGCGCGTTGGCGGAGAGCGTGGAGGGCGGCCGCCCCGGTGGGATAGCCGCCGATGACGCTGCGCGCGCAGTCCCTCGCGACGCCGTGCTGCCCGAAAGTGAAGGGTCTCGCCGCGGCGTCGAACCGCTCTGCGCCTGGTACTCGCCACGCTGTCTCCCTGCCATTGATGCGGCGCTGACCGCGGGCGATCTACGGGTGATCGGTTTCCACGCGGCCGTGACGGTGCAGCGGCTGCCGCTGGAGCGCGTGCAACTGTTTGGCGACCCGCGGCGGCTCTTCGCCAACGTCAATACCCGCGACGAGCTTGTTGCCCTGGATCCGTCCCGTGGCTGAGCGCCGCCCGCCGATGCTCGCCGTGGTCGGCCGCAAGCACGCCGGCAAGACCACGCTGGTCACCAAGCTTAGCGCCGAACTCACGCGGCGCGGCCGGCGTGTGATGATCCTCAAGCACGGCTCCCACACCTTCAATCTCGACCCGTCGGGCACGGACACCTACCGCCACTACCACGAGGGCAACGCGGCGCGCGTGGCGATGGTGTCGCCGGACAAGTTCGCGTTCGTCTCACGCACGGCGGAGGAGCTCTCGCCAGAGGCGGTGGTGGATCGCTACCTCGCCGATGCCGACCTCGTGCTCTGCGAGGGCTTCAAGCGTTCGGCCATGCCCAAGTTGGAGATTTTCCGGACGGCGGCGCACGCCACGGCCCTGTATCCTGATGATGCGCCGACGCCGGTGACCTGGCGCGCGATGGTCTCGGATGTCCCGGTGGCTGGGTTTGGGGGACGACAGTTCGCGATCGCCGACGGCGACCGGCATATCGGCGAGCTCTGCAATTGGATCGAGGAGGAGTTTCTGTGAGGGATACTCAGCGTGCGCTCGCCGTAGCCTCTTTGGCACTTGCCGCCGCAACGGCGCCGCTCGCCGGCCAGCAGGCCGAACTCAAGCCGAGCGTCCTCACGGAAAACTTCCAGCCGCGCACGCGCTCCGAGCTCGGCGGCTTCGTGGACTCGCTCATCGCCGACCCGATGTGGCGCACGGCGCATTGGGGCGTGCTCATCGTAGACCCCGAGCGCGGCGACACGCTCTACTCGGCGAACGCCGGCAAGCTCTTCCTCCCCGCGTCGAACGTAAAGCTGGTCACGGCCGCCGTCGCGCTGGCCCAGCTCGGTGGCGAGTATCGCACGAGCACGGCGGTGTTCGGTCGCCGGCCAGGGCGCGACGGCGCGATGCCGGGTGATCTCGTGATCGTCGGCCGCGGCGATCCTTCGGTGAGCGACTCCTTGGCCGGTGACGCGATGGCGCCGCTGCGCGCCATCGCCGACTCGCTGGCCGCGCGGGGCATCAAGAGCATCGCCGGACGTCTCCGCCGCGCCGGCGACGCGTTTCCCGGCGACACGCTCGGCCTTGGCTGGGCCTGGGACGACCTCGACGAAGGGTACGCGGCGCCCGTTGACGAGCTGTTGTTCAATGAAGGCTTCGCGCGCATCACGGTCTACGGCGCGGAGCGTCCCGGCGGCCCGGTCCGCGTGCGCACGCATCCCGCGCGTTCTCTGCCGCGCATCCTGCGCGTCAACGTCGAGACTTCGCGCAACTGCTGCATGCTTCGCTCGCGCGTGCGCGCGCGAAGCATCGCGGACGGTGGCGGCCTCGCATTTGAGTTGACCGGCAGCGTGCGCGCGGGGGACTCGACGAGCGTCAACGTCGCTCTGCGCAATCCCTCGCGTGCGTTTCTGACGGCGCTCGAGGAGGCCCTGGCCTCGAAGGGCATCCGGGTCGACGGCGGCGTCGATGCGGACTCGCTCGCCGACACCACGGGGATGGCCCGTCTCGCGACGCTGCCGTCGCCACCGCTGACCGCGATGCTCGGCGCCTTCCAGAAGCCGTCGCAGAACCAACTCGGGGAGATGCTGCTCCGCCTCGTGGGGCTCGAGCGCACCGGCGTGGGCACGGCGGACAGCGGGCTTGTCGTGGTGCGTCGCCAGCTGGCCGAGTGGGGTGTGGACTCCAGCGGCGCCGCGCTGCGGGACGGCAGCGGGCTATCGCGGCACAACTTTCTCACACCGGAGTCGATTGTTCGGCTCCTGCACGTGATGCGTACACGCGCTGACTTTGACGCCTACTACCAGGCGCTGCCGGTCGGCGGTGTGGACGGCACGATCCGCGAGCGAATGGTCGGCACGCCCGCGATGGCCAATGTGCGCGCCAAGACCGGCACGCTGGACAAGGCGCGCAACCTCTCCGGCTACGTGACCACGGCGGATGGACGCGTGCTGCTCTTCTCGTTGATGGCCAACAACCATACCGTGCCGACGCGCGAGGTCGAGCGCGTGCAGGACGCGATTCTCGTCTACTTGGCGTCGATGGACGGCGGACTGCGCTGATGCTCTCCGTCCTCGAAGCGGCAACTCGGATTGCGGCGTCGGTGGCGCCGCTGGGGGTGCTTCGGGCGCCGCTGAACTCCGCGCTGGGTGCGGTGCTCGCCGAAGACGCCGTCTCACCGATCACGCTGCCGCACTGGGACAATTCGGCGATGGACGGCTACGCGGTCCTCGCGGCCGACATTGCAGGCGCGTCGGAGTCCTCGCCGCGCGAGCTGCCCGTGGTTGGGAGCATTGCCGCCGGCGCGCGCGCGGAGCGGGCGCTGGTGCCTGGGGAGGCGATGCAGATCATGACGGGTGCACCACTGCCGGCCGGTGCCGATACCGTGGTGCGCGTTGAGGACACGGACGGCGGCACGGCGCGCGTGCGGGTGCTCAAGGACCGGGACGCGGGCAAGAACATTCGTCGCGCCGGTGAGGACGTGCACGCGGGTGCCGTGGCCATCCCCGCGGGCACGCCGATTGGTGCGGCGCAGATCGGTGTGCTGGCGAGCATCGGGTTCAGCGAGGTGCCCATCCATCGTCGACCGCGCGTGGCGATCCTCGGCTCCGGCGACGAACTGGTTGACCTGGATCGTTTCGACGAGGTGCGCGCGGGCAATCGCATCGTCAGCTCCAACCGGCACACGCTCGAGGCGCTGGTTCGACTGAACGGTGGCGAGCCGCTCTCGCTTGGGCACGCCGCCGACACGCTGGAGGCGGTGACGGCGTTGCTCGAGCGCGCCGCGGCGCTCAAGCCAGATCTCATCATCACGACCGCCGGCGTGAGCGTCGGCGAGCACGACCACACGAGAACGGCTGTCGAGGCGCTCGGGACGAAGCTCGACTTCTGGCGCGTCCGCATGCGGCCGGGCGCGCCTCTCGGCTTCGGCCGCGTGCGCGACATCCCGTGGATCGGACTTCCCGGAAACCCCGTGTCGGCAATGGTGACCTTCGAGCTCTACGTGCGGCCGGCGATCCGTCGCATGCTTGGCCACCGGCGGGTGCATCGACAGCCCGTGCGGGTGGTGCTCGAGGAACCGGTGAGCATCGGGGCCAAGCTCACGCACTTCTACCGTGCCATTGTCGCGCCGCGCGCGGACGGGACACTCGGCGCGCGGCTCACCGGCCCGCAGGGATCGGGCATCCTGACCTCGATGTCGTTGGCCAACGCGCTGCTGATCGTTCCGGAAGACTCGGGTACCGTCCCGGCGGGCGAGACGCTGTCGGCCTTCCTGCTCGGCGACGATGCCGGCCTGCGCGAGGACTTCTCGCTGTGAGCGCCACCTGAGCGTGCCGGCAGCGGATGATGGCGAGGC
Protein-coding sequences here:
- a CDS encoding 6-carboxytetrahydropterin synthase translates to MSFSAAHRYRRPEWDDAKNLEVFGACAHPNWHGHTYTCEVTVGGKIDPLTGFCADLTLLDAALRSEVVDKLDHRNLVLDVPEFAEGKLIPTSENLAWWIAEKLHGALSPQIRIFRVRVSEEPGLWAEVS
- a CDS encoding SH3 domain-containing protein, with the translated sequence MRLNPFVLSALLLAAPMSDGLSAQQRLTADAEVRAAPTGNVVATLRNGTAWTTGSARGGWTELTISGWVETSRFAGPRESFPQSINEDTDGWRIREEPSLNGRILGEFKGGAGLHVAERRGNWARIRREVWVQSSLLARVQASANAATAPAASTAPPRGTPTPATSTRGTTPATSAPTAASQDPAASSGGGAGPLRVTATTPLLAGPGGETLGSVNSGAVATPLARERGWVKVQVEAWVLDSMLLPTDSGFVGSLSAADLRLKPDEYRGRVVRWEVQVVGLQYADPLRRDLADGEPFLLAVGPRGEEAILYFAIPPSLIEQAKAIPPMSTVSLTARVRNGRSRPTGTPVLDLLSISRD
- the gpmI gene encoding 2,3-bisphosphoglycerate-independent phosphoglycerate mutase, encoding MASGVDRPVVLVVLDGWGHRESSEGNAIKMARTPTWDRLWARAPRTLLEASGLAVGLPAGQMGNSEVGHLNLGAGRKVMQDLVRIGESIASGNFYQIDAFRRACASLREDGGTLHLIGLVGDGGVHAHDDHLVALVELAERERVPKVALHLFLDGRDTLPRSAHGYVRALAERIGDRARIASIGGRYFGMDRDKRWQRTQKAYDAAVRGSGPSTTDALGFITGNYDRDVTDEFMEPAVVVRNGEPVAPMRDGDAVIAWNFRSDRMRQIVSALSQPGFDGFDVKDRPKLRVVTMTQYDQTFGLPVAFEPFSMAKIVAEVLEDVGMSTLRTAETEKYPHVTYFFNGGNEVPYKGEERRLVPSQKVATYDLMPEMSAPGISDVLCAAIEAKSHHFTLCNYANGDMVGHSGNMAATIRACEVVDEQLARVVASAERAGARLLITADHGNCEMMIDPETGGPHTAHTTNLVPFLLVEDGQPVPLRTGGALSDVGPTVLGMLGVEQPAEMTGQDLRLIGVPA
- a CDS encoding DUF2281 domain-containing protein, which encodes MHDILKDRILRRLETLPEDRLYQVLDYIEFLESKYAKRQAPGPNVFQRFAEGVEDTLRAGNVSASTVAEAMGFMSKAMGVLSGVAAAGASVANDMVGTAKGRPSGSVDAAPGSSAPKPGASSQPAAGKSPPDATNLKDGTPI
- the dacB gene encoding D-alanyl-D-alanine carboxypeptidase/D-alanyl-D-alanine-endopeptidase, giving the protein MALAAATAPLAGQQAELKPSVLTENFQPRTRSELGGFVDSLIADPMWRTAHWGVLIVDPERGDTLYSANAGKLFLPASNVKLVTAAVALAQLGGEYRTSTAVFGRRPGRDGAMPGDLVIVGRGDPSVSDSLAGDAMAPLRAIADSLAARGIKSIAGRLRRAGDAFPGDTLGLGWAWDDLDEGYAAPVDELLFNEGFARITVYGAERPGGPVRVRTHPARSLPRILRVNVETSRNCCMLRSRVRARSIADGGGLAFELTGSVRAGDSTSVNVALRNPSRAFLTALEEALASKGIRVDGGVDADSLADTTGMARLATLPSPPLTAMLGAFQKPSQNQLGEMLLRLVGLERTGVGTADSGLVVVRRQLAEWGVDSSGAALRDGSGLSRHNFLTPESIVRLLHVMRTRADFDAYYQALPVGGVDGTIRERMVGTPAMANVRAKTGTLDKARNLSGYVTTADGRVLLFSLMANNHTVPTREVERVQDAILVYLASMDGGLR
- a CDS encoding formate dehydrogenase accessory sulfurtransferase FdhD is translated as MATPPDGQVPLDAVDEVPVWLEVNGEPAVTWMCTPDQLPELVVGWCFGEGYIDAKADLLSMRPCAKEPGFWVTVPEQRYATVEGQERRRVLASGCGAVTTILGSLSSVPRRDTKPSIPDLATTRALFKELFARGERYKDTGGIHAAALTDGSTLLCHAEDIGRHNAVDKVMGSRILAGERPDDLILLVTGRISGELAFKAARARVAVVATPSVPSTMAVEIAQAAGMVLVGRAVSGQPQVWSA
- the mobB gene encoding molybdopterin-guanine dinucleotide biosynthesis protein B, with translation MAERRPPMLAVVGRKHAGKTTLVTKLSAELTRRGRRVMILKHGSHTFNLDPSGTDTYRHYHEGNAARVAMVSPDKFAFVSRTAEELSPEAVVDRYLADADLVLCEGFKRSAMPKLEIFRTAAHATALYPDDAPTPVTWRAMVSDVPVAGFGGRQFAIADGDRHIGELCNWIEEEFL
- a CDS encoding molybdopterin molybdotransferase MoeA, whose product is MLSVLEAATRIAASVAPLGVLRAPLNSALGAVLAEDAVSPITLPHWDNSAMDGYAVLAADIAGASESSPRELPVVGSIAAGARAERALVPGEAMQIMTGAPLPAGADTVVRVEDTDGGTARVRVLKDRDAGKNIRRAGEDVHAGAVAIPAGTPIGAAQIGVLASIGFSEVPIHRRPRVAILGSGDELVDLDRFDEVRAGNRIVSSNRHTLEALVRLNGGEPLSLGHAADTLEAVTALLERAAALKPDLIITTAGVSVGEHDHTRTAVEALGTKLDFWRVRMRPGAPLGFGRVRDIPWIGLPGNPVSAMVTFELYVRPAIRRMLGHRRVHRQPVRVVLEEPVSIGAKLTHFYRAIVAPRADGTLGARLTGPQGSGILTSMSLANALLIVPEDSGTVPAGETLSAFLLGDDAGLREDFSL
- a CDS encoding molybdenum cofactor guanylyltransferase, whose translation is MTCTGVILAGGGATRFGGEPKGLERVAGRRIIDRVAAALREVTDELLLVANAEDAASWLPGVRVARDVREGAGALGGLHAALTHAGTEVLLVAWDMPFVSASLLGELRRVGEGGALAESVEGGRPGGIAADDAARAVPRDAVLPESEGSRRGVEPLCAWYSPRCLPAIDAALTAGDLRVIGFHAAVTVQRLPLERVQLFGDPRRLFANVNTRDELVALDPSRG